A window of Glycine soja cultivar W05 chromosome 13, ASM419377v2, whole genome shotgun sequence genomic DNA:
CTAGAGTGTGTTTAACTTACTCTATTTGAATCCGTGGCCTTGTCTCATTGGAGTCATCGTTTTTAGTGTGTGTTTAGATAGGATTATATGGTAGGCCACGATGAATCTTGATTTTAATCAAAGtatgtttgaattgttgtttcTAAAATTACAGTAGAatcaattatgataaaaaaattatggtagAGTTTTTTACTTTGACCAAAAATAattctataataattaattatgtaaatttaattttatttaaaattaattttgtcatcATCAGTTTCTCCCCAAAATTTTTAGTTCAAGCTCCACCACTGCATGGAATGTTGGTGATGGCAATATCTTTAACTTTTGGTCGGATTGTTGGTGAGGAGAGGAAAAGTTTGCTACTAAATTTATTGCAACAAAGGAGTTGGTGGGAAGTTTAGGCTCGTGGGAGGGGGATGATTGGTTTTGGGATTTCACGGGGAGAATTGGAGGTGGTTTGAGTGGGAGAAGGACATGTTGGGTGAGTTTTGGGATACTGTTAACAGggtaaatttgaagaaaaacacaaaGGATTCGTAGACTTGGAGGTCACAAGCATTAGGTCAATACTCGGTTTCATCAGCTTATAGGTCCATACAGCAAGAGACACAATCTGATGACAGTATTTTCTACAAGAATTTATGGCAGATAAAAGGACCTCTATCCGcactgcattttttttaagggtGGCTCATAATAGGTTGCCAACAAGAGAGAATCTGAGACGACAAGGCATTGTGTTCAATGATAATAATTACCTTTGCCCTTTTTGTGGTAAGGTAGAGGAAACAACCCTACATATTTTGGTGATATGTTATGTTGCAGACAGAATTTGGAAGTGGTGCTATGGATAGCTGAACAATCACAAAATTATGTGGTGCATTGAAGGGAAGATAGGATCGAAGGCTTGGAGATTCGTATGGGTCGCTATTATGTGGTGCATTTGGAAAACAAGAAATGACTTTCAATAAAGGCAGCCTGTCGTATGAATATATGATGGGTGATATCATGTTTTACACGTGGAATTGGATGCATTATAAGGTAAAAGAGGATTCAATTACTCATTCTTCGAATGGTGTAATTCTCCGGGCCTGTGTTTGACGAATCTGAATGGCCACCAGGGATAAAGAATGCTTATTACAATACCAAAAACATGATGAAATTTTTCTCCAAAGCCCTTTAATGGGGAACATAGTGGTGTGCTGGAAGTGTATTGTTGGTCTATGATGGGGTTTCTTCTGATGTTGCACTGATCAATTCCTGAATATGGGTCATGTTTGAGGATTGTCCACCAACACGTCATTTTAGTTTGTGCAAGATGTGTGGTTAGCAAAGTAGGATATAGTAGGAGTTATGGATCTTGGCGGGAACCATGCTTTTTGTTTGTGGCATTTTCACAACCTGTTTCTTTTTCCCAACCCTTTTTAATACTTTAATGGTCTGGCCGAGGCATTACTTGTGAGCTCATCAAATTCATTTCgtttaatatatttcatttttcctaTACAAAAATTGACAATGTAAAGCAATATAATTTATCCTATTTTCTACTCACAAActatcatatattataaatttaatttttttataaaaattacctTAAAAATCATATGAATAATGATTGCTTATTGTTGaatgtgttaaaaaatttatactaatgCATAGTCATTAAATTCttactttaaaatatgattattaaatGCTTTtgacatatatatgtttttgataCGTCAAGTATAGTTGTATTTTGCTTTGTcttcaagattaaaaaaaaaaacttgattttcaGTCCATGTAAcatttgttgtactttttattttattagcttAAATATATTGTTCATGTAAGGTTAGGTTCTTTCAATTTTGTTCCTTGTAAGTATAACCTTATCaggattataaataaaaaaaattaaaatcttaaagcaattaaaattgaaaaataaacttccaaggactaaaaaaaaaaaacttataaagatCATAATTGAAAAAACGTCAACtacaagaactaaaattataaaataaacttataggGACCAAATATAAAAAGACAATAACTCGCAggcaccaaaaatatatttcaacttattttattttagtccttttttaatatatctacTTTTTTATTAGTCCCTAtagtattttgttaattttgaatcagtccctttaaaaaatatttgatgggAACTAAAACCAAATgatgatataaattttataaggaataaaataaataaaaaatactataaagattaaaataaaatggcaagactaaaaccaaaaaaaatcacaagaaccaaaagtcaaataaaattattttagggattaaaagcaaaataagattatattcaggaaaaaaaacatatttaagtcaattatttatatattttttacataataaatattttctatttttagaaAGAGTTATAAGGCATTTGCCACTTTTTACTGgcgataaaataaataaaaaaggcatGCCATTTATGACTAGATTTGCAGTTCACTATCTGGCGTGAATTAGTGTTTACTTAAGTGTATATTGCTTAAAGGAAATTAAGTGTATATGATTTAtagaatctttttttattaatctttctaCTTTATTAGATGAAGAAAGAATCAAATATTGTAATATTTCTAGGATATATGaagtgaaataattttttcctcAAAAAGGTGTATTTATTTTTGCATTTAATACTTTTCATATAATATTAGGAAGATtagtacataaaaaatatattgttggaGAATATATCAATTTTACTCTAATGACAAAATTGAAACTCTTACATGTACTATTCTTTGCCTGTAGCCGCAACCTTAAGCACATGATATGTAAGACAAGTTTCATaagattaagatatttttaatattttgtctaGCAGCCTCCATTTAAATCCAAATATGTAACAAGTTTCACGAAACTCAACTTATTTCCCTTCAAATTTCAGTCTTCCTGTGACACGACACAAGAACTTCCAATGGAGAAAACACCAGGATGCAGCCTTCACTTTGTGTTCATCCCCTTGATGGTTCCATGTCACATTCCTCCAATGGTAGACATGACCAAGTTGATAGCACGTCGTAATGTGAAAGTGACCATAGTCACCACACCCCGCGGCGAAACCCAATTCAGAGCCATCATCGATAGAGATATCCAATCTAAGTCACCAATCCAAACTCAACTAGTTACATTACATAATGAAAACTACCAGAGAGGTTTGAAATCATAGAACTGCCTTCAATAGATTACAGGGAGAGCTTTTTCACAACTTCAAATATCTTGCAACCGCAGCTAGAAGAGCTTCTTGAAAAGTTAAACCCTTTTCCATGTTgcattatatatgataagtaCATTCTTTGTGTTGTTGATATTGCAACCAAGTTAAAAGCCCCGAGAATAATATTTGATTGGATAAATTGTTTCAATCTCTTGTGCAATTACAACTTGCATGCTTATAAGGTCCATGAAACTGATTCAGAACAATTTATTATCCATGGATTACCCCCACAGAATTGAAATTAGGAAATCTAAGTTGCCCACAATATTCAAGTTTGGCCCAAGCCGAAACTTGAATGTTATACGTGAGAACATGAGTATCTGAAGCAGAAGCATATGGGATAGTGGTGAATAGTTTTTAAGAGTTGGAAGCAGAATATGTTGAAGAGTACTATAGGGTTACAGGGCATAACGTATGGTGTGTTGGCCCTTTATCACTGTCAAACAAGGATGATTGGGACAAAGCTTGGAGAGTTAGCAAAAACATAAATGCTAGTGAAATAGAAACCAACCAATATGTGAAGTGGCTAAACTCATGGCCTCAAAGCTCGGAAATTTATGTTGGTACCCTTTGTCTAGTAGAACCTAAGCATTTGAGATTGGTTTAGGATTGGAAGCAACATAAAGACCATTCATTTGGAATCTTGAAGGAATATATGGGAGAGATGAAATGGAAAGGTGGTTGTTAGAAGATTTGAAGAGCGGGTCAAAGATAGAGGGATTTTGAATCGAGATTACTGGGTGCCACAAGTGTCGATATTTTCACATAAAGAAGTTGGAGCGTTCTTCACACACGGTGGATGGATGTCCACATTGGATGCCATTTGTGCTGCTGTGCCTTTGGTGGCATTACCTGTGTCTGTTGTTGAAATGCTTTACAATGAAAAGCTTCTTGCTCATGTGGCTGAGATTGGTGTGGCGATGAGAGCTGAAATTGCTATTCATTGTGGAGAGGATGAGTATGGAGAATGTGTTGATGAATATGGACAGTGTTTTAAAGAGGTTATAGAGAAAGTGATGCGTGAAGGTGAAGATCAAGACAAAAGAAGACAAAGCTAAAAAGTACGCAGACATGGCAACGAAAGCCATAGAAGGTGGTTCTTACCGCAACATGTCTATGCTGATCGATGACATAATACATGCCCAATTGCTGAATCAAAACTAAGCCACAATGGAGAATGAATGTATTTGGTATTGGAAGCTTTTCTAGAAACTGATGAAATGATTCCTTGTTTTGTGGCTTTGTTTGTAATAAATATGGAATCCTTgtgtcttttaattttattttaagttggtGTCTGTTAATGTTTGAGATAATATTTTCTAGCAACTTTTGATTCACCTTTAAAAAAAgcaacttttttaatttctaattatggTTGTATATGCCTAAAGGAATGTTAAATATAACATTCTTCTATGTTCCTTTCCAAACTGTTATCTATTTGTTGTTCCTTTGAAATAATACTATTTAtatggttttttaaaattaaattacaattaaatattaagaCAATTATTATGCAACATCCCTTTGAATGAGTAACACAAAATCAGTAGGGGCCTAAGTTTTGAATCTCATTGCACTTGGATGGGAAAAGATTTATAGCTTATAAAAAGATTATATGATTCAATGCAAACGGCGACGCacttccttttcattttataataatgtttCCACCCTCAAGTTCGCAATAcccagaaataaataaataaataaaaatctctAGTCACATTATCACTCAAAAGAAGTGATCAGTTAATAAGCGCggctaaaagaaaaataagctgGGAACagaaattaaacaacaacaGCCATTACAATGTGAAGATCCATCTAGCAGCATATGATTCGATACTAATAAGAGTAAGAGCCTACCATAATGTCCTAACTAACCACCGAAACCGTAAAGGGTCCTGCCCTGTCTTTTGAGGGCATAAACAACGTCCATGGCAGTGACGGTTTTGCGGCGAGCGTGCTCGGTGTAAGTAACAGCGTCGCGAATGACGTTTTCGAGGAAGATCTTGAGAACGCCACGCGTCTCTTCGTAGATGAGACCGCTGATACGCTTGACGCCGCCACGCCTCGCCAAGCGCCGAATCGCAGGCTTAGTGATCCCCTGGATGTTGTCCCTCAGAACCTTACGGTGCCTCTTCGCTCCTCCCTTTCCCAAACCCTTGCCTCCCTTTCCTCTTCCTGACATCGTGGCTCGCCTTCGGAGTTGAAAAGGTTGTACTCTTGTACACTTGTTTTGGACTTCGTGCTGTTGAGGTTTGTGATTATATAGGATGAGGGGGAGGGTTCTTTGCCGTTGGATTGTTTCGCGATCCGCGTCAAGGAAGTATTTGAGGATGTGAACCGTTGGATTGGACATTGTGTATGTCACGGGGATCGCCACACTGGCGCTCTTGTGTTTGGTGCATAAGGTGCTCCTTCGTTAAGCCCACCTTCCATTGTAGGAAAACTTTTGTTGCTTCCTAAACTCTATGTTTTACTACCTGCACCTCCATAATTTTAACCTCTACTACATTGTACCTCCATCTCAAAGCCTCTGCCACCACAGTTGCTCCCTTTTCCTCCATCACGGTTGTTAAATAATTCTAGAATGAGCAATCTAGTAGTGTATAAGttttttgttattgtaattCGCATTTGATATTtcgaaaatgatttttaattgttcatgattttttattattaagaagTCTTGTTTTGATAtacaattttagttattttatataataaaaagcatgtttatatacacatttttggtaaaataaaataaaattgtgtttcaAAACACAATTTCCACATTCAAAGTCATGTTTGGCAAATTTGACTCCTatttatgcaattttttaaaaagttttccatttttgtaaattaaaaaaaaacagtaatgtTAAAAAAGTATATGAGTTATAAGAAATATTAGTGAATAATAACCACTCAATCACCTATCCCACTAACTCATAAATAGGTAATCTTTTGTCCAACTAACTAACAAATTCTACCATTATAAATAAAGGGGTACATGTAGGTATAGATATTTTCTAACTCCATATAAATCTATGATTCACTCAATAATTTGAGTGTCAAAGTATCTTTACATCTACCACCTCCACTGTCCAGAGGAGCTCGGCATACCAAGTAGGAGATTGTATTGCTGGTGAAAATCAATCTGAAGAGCACTTTAGAATCTAGTAAGAATAGTATACATGCATGTAATTAGAAAATTTGAACTATTAGATGGAGATTGAACAACTCAAATGTTAAACATGAGTTATTTAATCTTATTTAACGATACCGATTAACTAAATGCATTAACGAGGTGAAAATATCCTGAAATTTCAAGTAAGaacaatagaaaaagaaagaagaaaaatatttaagatgGGCTAGAGTTTTTTTTAACCGGAAtgcaaaataagtttttaagtccaattaattttttttgaagattttaaaatatttcaataacaTGTAACTGTCACTGTCGTGATTAgccatataaaatataagaaatttgacacgaaacatatattaatttagactattatttgaaaaatgttaTCTAAAATGCTTAGTAAATTATTTCGAAACTTAACTAAGAAGTAagaatttaataactttttttgtattaacCTTCGATTCATtaaggaaaaagaataaaattctaACTAATTCTGAGTTCGGtcgaaagataaataaaattttattaagaattaatACGGTCAAGTATCGAACTTGAATAT
This region includes:
- the LOC114381295 gene encoding histone H4, which translates into the protein MSGRGKGGKGLGKGGAKRHRKVLRDNIQGITKPAIRRLARRGGVKRISGLIYEETRGVLKIFLENVIRDAVTYTEHARRKTVTAMDVVYALKRQGRTLYGFGG